The following proteins are encoded in a genomic region of Desulfobotulus mexicanus:
- a CDS encoding LL-diaminopimelate aminotransferase, whose amino-acid sequence MIRMNSHYKKLKASYLFSDIAKRVSTFQENNPDTPIIRLGIGDVTHGLPEACIKALHNAVDEMAEDKSFKGYGPEQGYAFLREAIAENDFKSRGCAIEADEIFVSDGAKCDTGNFQELFATDIRVAIPDPVYPVYLDTNIMAGRTGEFLDGRYQGLVYLDSTAENGFVPPVPEQAVDLIYLCYPNNPTGATASRAQLQEWVDYARKNKALILFDAAYEAFITDPEIPHSIYEIPGAREVAVEFRSFSKTAGFTGTRCAFTVVPKDCMIYDEKGEAHALHALWNRRHCTKFNGVAYPIQKAAAAVYSPEGQAQVKALITGYLENATIIRSAMKELGFDCVGGDNSPYIWINGKSDSWEFFDRLLKAGVVCTPGAGFGRCGEGFIRISAFNSKVNVVEAMERIRKTLA is encoded by the coding sequence ATGATCAGAATGAACAGCCATTACAAAAAACTCAAGGCCTCCTATCTTTTTTCCGACATTGCAAAGCGTGTCAGCACCTTTCAGGAAAACAATCCAGACACCCCCATCATCCGCCTTGGCATAGGGGATGTAACCCACGGACTGCCCGAGGCCTGCATCAAAGCCCTGCATAATGCCGTGGATGAAATGGCTGAAGATAAAAGCTTCAAGGGCTATGGCCCGGAGCAGGGCTATGCCTTTCTGCGGGAAGCCATTGCAGAAAATGATTTCAAATCCAGGGGATGCGCCATTGAAGCCGATGAGATTTTTGTCAGCGATGGTGCCAAATGTGACACAGGCAATTTTCAGGAGCTCTTTGCCACAGACATCCGGGTAGCCATTCCCGACCCCGTATATCCGGTGTATCTGGATACCAACATCATGGCAGGACGCACCGGAGAATTTCTTGATGGCCGGTATCAGGGTCTCGTTTATCTGGACAGCACAGCAGAAAACGGCTTTGTTCCCCCTGTCCCCGAACAGGCCGTGGACCTGATCTACCTCTGCTACCCCAACAATCCCACCGGAGCTACGGCCAGCCGTGCCCAGCTTCAGGAATGGGTGGACTATGCAAGGAAAAACAAGGCTCTGATTCTCTTTGATGCGGCCTATGAAGCCTTTATCACAGACCCGGAAATCCCCCACTCCATCTATGAAATTCCCGGCGCAAGGGAAGTGGCTGTGGAGTTCCGCAGTTTTTCAAAAACCGCAGGCTTCACCGGCACCCGCTGTGCCTTTACCGTGGTTCCCAAGGATTGTATGATCTATGATGAAAAGGGAGAAGCCCATGCTCTCCATGCCCTGTGGAACCGCCGCCACTGCACCAAGTTCAACGGCGTGGCCTACCCCATCCAGAAGGCGGCTGCAGCAGTGTACAGCCCCGAAGGGCAGGCGCAGGTCAAGGCCCTCATCACCGGATACCTCGAAAATGCCACCATTATCCGCAGCGCCATGAAAGAGCTTGGCTTTGACTGTGTGGGGGGCGACAACTCTCCTTATATATGGATCAACGGTAAAAGCGATTCCTGGGAATTCTTTGACCGCCTTTTAAAGGCTGGGGTTGTCTGCACACCGGGTGCTGGCTTTGGCCGCTGCGGAGAAGGCTTCATCCGCATTTCCGCCTTTAATTCAAAGGTCAATGTGGTTGAGGCCATGGAACGCATCCGGAAAACACTGGCCTGA